Proteins encoded by one window of Streptomyces sp. LX-29:
- a CDS encoding styrene monooxygenase/indole monooxygenase family protein, with protein MRRILIVGAGQSGLQLALGLQSHGYEVTVMSNRTADEVRSGRVMSTQCMFHTALQHERDLGLNFWESRAPRIEGLGISVAGPDGGRAIDWVGRLDGHAQSVDQRLKMAGWMDTFVQRGGKLVIHGATVSDLDFLVRTYDLTLVAAGKGELVELFDRDPARSPYTTPQRALAVAYVHGLGPRPEHPEFDAVRCNLVPGVGELFVMPTLTLSGRADILFWEGVPGGPLDVFPSLQDPAEHLAMTLELMETFTPWEYARATEVELTDAGGTLAGRYAPTVRNPVGELPGGGVVLGVADVVVANDPITGQGSNTAAKCAAGYLDSILEHGDKPFDADWMRAAFDRFWATARHVTKWTNTMLAPPPEHVVNLLGAGTAHQAVADRFANGFDDPSDFEHFLYEPEKTAAFVAAAAG; from the coding sequence ATGCGCAGGATATTGATCGTCGGAGCCGGTCAGTCCGGTCTCCAGCTCGCCCTCGGCCTGCAGTCGCACGGCTACGAGGTCACCGTGATGTCCAACCGGACGGCGGACGAGGTCCGCTCCGGCCGGGTGATGTCCACCCAGTGCATGTTCCACACCGCCCTCCAGCACGAGCGGGACCTGGGACTGAACTTCTGGGAGAGCCGGGCGCCGCGCATCGAGGGCCTCGGGATCTCGGTGGCGGGCCCCGACGGCGGGCGCGCGATCGACTGGGTGGGGCGGCTCGACGGCCACGCCCAGTCCGTCGACCAGCGGCTGAAGATGGCCGGCTGGATGGACACCTTCGTCCAGCGGGGCGGCAAGCTGGTCATCCACGGGGCGACCGTCTCGGATCTGGACTTCCTCGTCCGCACCTACGACCTGACGCTGGTGGCGGCGGGCAAGGGGGAGCTGGTGGAGCTCTTCGACCGCGACCCGGCCCGCTCCCCGTACACCACCCCGCAGCGCGCGCTCGCCGTCGCCTATGTGCACGGTCTGGGGCCGCGCCCGGAGCACCCGGAGTTCGACGCGGTCCGCTGCAACCTGGTGCCCGGTGTCGGCGAGCTGTTCGTGATGCCCACCCTCACCCTCTCCGGACGCGCCGACATCCTGTTCTGGGAGGGCGTCCCCGGCGGCCCGCTGGACGTCTTCCCTTCCCTCCAGGACCCGGCCGAGCACCTGGCCATGACCCTGGAGCTGATGGAGACCTTCACACCCTGGGAGTACGCCCGGGCCACCGAGGTCGAGCTGACGGACGCCGGCGGCACGCTGGCCGGACGGTACGCCCCCACCGTGCGGAACCCCGTCGGCGAGCTGCCCGGCGGCGGGGTGGTGCTCGGTGTCGCCGATGTCGTCGTCGCCAACGACCCGATCACCGGCCAGGGCTCCAACACCGCGGCCAAGTGCGCGGCCGGCTACCTCGACAGCATCCTCGAACACGGGGACAAGCCGTTCGACGCCGACTGGATGCGTGCCGCCTTCGACCGCTTCTGGGCCACCGCGCGGCACGTCACCAAGTGGACCAACACGATGCTGGCCCCGCCGCCGGAGCACGTGGTGAACCTCCTCGGCGCCGGCACGGCCCACCAGGCCGTCGCCGACCGCTTCGCCAACGGCTTCGACGACCCGTCGGACTTCGAGCACTTCCTCTACGAGCCGGAGAAGACGGCGGCCTTCGTGGCGGCGGCGGCCGGCTGA
- a CDS encoding diiron oxygenase yields the protein MTSTIEPPALRDALGPLKDREQVAERLLESSARHSFDPDTELDWDAPLAEGKWFWPPELVSLYDTPLWRRMSEEQRMELARHEAAALASLGIWFEIILMQLLVRHIYDKPVTSAHVRYALTEIADECRHSKMFARMIQKSGSPTYPVAPLHHNLARILKTVSTTPGSFAATLLGEEILDWMQRLTFPDERVQPLVRGITRIHVVEEARHVRYAREELRRQMVTCPRWEAELTRLSSGQAARVFAVAFVNPQVYENVGLDRREAVAQVRASGHRREVMRSGARRLTDFLDDIGVMRGFGRRLWRSSGLLA from the coding sequence ATGACGTCCACGATCGAACCCCCCGCCCTGCGGGACGCGCTCGGGCCGCTCAAGGACCGCGAGCAGGTGGCCGAGCGGCTCCTGGAGTCGTCCGCCCGGCACTCCTTCGACCCGGACACCGAGCTTGACTGGGACGCTCCGCTGGCGGAGGGGAAGTGGTTCTGGCCGCCGGAGCTGGTGTCGCTGTACGACACCCCGCTGTGGCGCAGGATGTCGGAGGAGCAGCGGATGGAGTTGGCCCGGCACGAGGCGGCGGCGCTGGCCTCGCTGGGCATCTGGTTCGAGATCATCCTGATGCAGCTGCTGGTGCGCCACATCTACGACAAGCCGGTGACCAGCGCGCATGTGCGCTACGCGCTGACCGAGATAGCCGACGAGTGCCGCCACTCCAAGATGTTCGCGCGGATGATCCAGAAGTCCGGCTCGCCGACGTATCCGGTCGCCCCGCTCCACCACAACCTCGCCCGGATCCTGAAGACGGTCTCCACCACCCCCGGCTCGTTCGCGGCCACGCTGCTGGGCGAGGAGATCCTCGACTGGATGCAGCGGCTGACCTTCCCGGACGAGCGGGTGCAGCCGCTGGTCCGCGGGATCACCCGCATCCACGTGGTGGAGGAGGCGCGCCACGTCCGGTACGCGCGCGAGGAGCTGCGCCGCCAGATGGTGACCTGCCCGCGCTGGGAGGCGGAGTTGACCCGGCTCAGCTCCGGACAGGCGGCCCGGGTCTTCGCGGTGGCCTTCGTCAACCCGCAGGTGTACGAGAACGTCGGGCTGGACCGGCGCGAGGCGGTGGCGCAGGTCCGAGCCAGCGGGCACCGGCGCGAGGTCATGCGGTCCGGCGCCAGGCGACTGACGGACTTCCTGGACGACATCGGTGTGATGCGCGGATTCGGCCGCAGGCTGTGGCGCAGCTCCGGGCTGCTCGCCTGA
- a CDS encoding TetR/AcrR family transcriptional regulator, whose translation MTTGSAPAAARRGAYRRLSVEERRAQLIGAALGLFARRTPEDVSLDDVAAAAGASRPLVYRYFPGGKQQLYEAALRSAADELELCFAEPQSGPLTRRLGHALDRYLAFVQEHEAGFSALLQGGSVVETSRTNAIVDEVRRAAAEQILLHLGVAAPGPRLRLMVRTWISAVEAASLIWLDEQKQVPVRELRDWLVDHFVALLTATAAGDRQAADVMRAALELERADGPAGSLARRVLPVVGGAVHLLAEGDAPA comes from the coding sequence ATGACGACAGGCAGCGCCCCCGCCGCCGCGCGGCGCGGCGCCTACCGCAGGCTCAGCGTCGAGGAGCGGCGCGCCCAACTGATCGGCGCCGCGCTCGGGCTGTTCGCGCGGCGCACCCCCGAGGACGTCTCGCTGGACGACGTGGCGGCCGCGGCGGGCGCCTCGCGACCGCTGGTCTACCGCTACTTCCCCGGCGGCAAGCAGCAGTTGTACGAGGCCGCGCTGCGCAGCGCGGCCGATGAGCTGGAGCTGTGCTTCGCCGAGCCGCAGAGCGGGCCGCTCACCCGGCGGCTGGGCCATGCGCTGGACCGGTACCTGGCCTTCGTGCAGGAGCACGAGGCGGGGTTCAGCGCGCTGTTGCAGGGCGGCAGTGTGGTCGAGACCTCGCGCACCAACGCCATCGTCGACGAGGTGCGGCGGGCGGCCGCCGAACAGATCCTGCTGCACCTGGGGGTGGCCGCGCCGGGACCGCGGCTGCGGCTGATGGTGCGGACCTGGATATCGGCGGTCGAGGCGGCCTCGCTGATCTGGCTGGACGAGCAGAAGCAGGTGCCGGTCCGGGAGCTGCGGGACTGGCTGGTCGATCACTTCGTGGCGCTGCTGACGGCCACCGCCGCCGGCGATCGGCAGGCGGCGGACGTCATGCGGGCGGCGCTGGAGCTGGAGCGGGCGGACGGTCCGGCCGGCTCGCTGGCCCGGCGGGTGCTGCCGGTGGTGGGCGGCGCGGTGCACCTGTTGGCCGAGGGCGACGCCCCGGCGTAA
- a CDS encoding C40 family peptidase translates to MSGRLRRTIRAVSLAATVALLPPPTVAVADPPEAEASVADLLTRLQGLYQKAEEATEKFNEVEEKLAAQRKRTSAATRRLAGARTALVASREAAGRLAREQYRGSGGLGPTVQALLAGDAKGVTDRRHEMRRASTRQAAVVERLIRGERRADRLAHTARAALEKRQALAAKRKKQRDKVTRRLREIEETLSSLTEEQLAELRREEERETDEAQRELLESGLLGPVKGPARAPSADGRQALRYAVRQLGKPYVWGAEGPASFDCSGLTSRAWAQAGRPIPRTSQEQWRRLHRVPLRELRPGDLVLYFPGATHVALYAGAGMVVQAPRPGTDVRLSPIAGNPLLGAVRPDHTPRKTSRKPAPRPA, encoded by the coding sequence ATGTCAGGGCGCCTTCGCCGCACGATCCGTGCGGTCTCCCTGGCCGCCACCGTCGCGCTCCTTCCCCCGCCGACGGTGGCGGTCGCCGATCCGCCCGAGGCCGAGGCGTCGGTGGCCGATCTGCTCACCCGGCTGCAGGGCCTCTACCAGAAGGCCGAGGAGGCCACCGAGAAGTTCAACGAGGTCGAGGAGAAGCTGGCCGCCCAGCGGAAGCGGACCTCGGCGGCGACCAGGCGGCTCGCCGGCGCCCGTACCGCCCTGGTCGCCAGCCGTGAGGCGGCCGGGCGGCTGGCGCGGGAGCAGTACCGGGGCAGCGGCGGCCTCGGCCCCACCGTGCAGGCGCTGCTGGCCGGCGACGCGAAGGGGGTCACCGACCGGCGCCATGAGATGCGGCGCGCCTCCACCCGGCAGGCGGCGGTGGTCGAGCGGCTGATCCGCGGCGAGCGGCGGGCGGACCGGCTGGCGCACACGGCCCGCGCGGCCCTCGAGAAGCGGCAGGCGCTGGCCGCCAAGCGCAAGAAGCAGCGCGACAAGGTCACCCGTCGACTCAGGGAGATCGAGGAGACGCTGAGCTCGCTGACCGAGGAGCAGCTGGCCGAGCTGCGGCGGGAGGAGGAGCGGGAGACCGACGAGGCCCAGCGCGAGCTGCTGGAGTCCGGGCTGCTGGGCCCGGTGAAGGGGCCGGCCCGCGCCCCCTCGGCGGACGGGCGCCAGGCACTGCGGTACGCGGTCCGACAGCTCGGCAAGCCGTATGTGTGGGGCGCCGAGGGGCCGGCCTCCTTCGACTGCTCCGGGCTGACCTCACGCGCCTGGGCGCAGGCCGGGCGCCCCATTCCGCGCACCAGCCAGGAGCAGTGGCGGCGGCTCCACCGCGTCCCGCTCCGCGAGCTGCGCCCCGGCGACCTCGTGCTGTACTTCCCCGGCGCCACCCATGTCGCCCTCTACGCCGGTGCCGGCATGGTCGTCCAGGCGCCGCGCCCCGGCACCGACGTCCGCCTCTCCCCCATCGCCGGCAATCCGCTGCTCGGCGCGGTGCGCCCCGACCACACGCCCCGGAAGACGTCCCGCAAGCCCGCGCCGCGGCCCGCGTGA